The following coding sequences lie in one Oryza brachyantha chromosome 10, ObraRS2, whole genome shotgun sequence genomic window:
- the LOC102710626 gene encoding uncharacterized protein LOC102710626, with the protein MDAPAMVMNRHVPEDVGLRNVAAAEEEGGQGQMRRGEEKQHKPVLKKVKEKVKKIKNTIAGGHGGNNGGGEQGDERSGGGSSSSEEGEDDVAAQRMGAVEQGGYQEDVEDKPVAMESDPEVHGAPMYDSARIPAVQEVEGDDAPRVRLGDLGGPVVEDPAAPHSTTRAPREGEDIGTTPVVRAFESMSISDDHPKHVGAGKPDDDVAKEPMPVSDVTAGGEEWKDANATPTDGGHGAAAPGATPTDGAASGATYTDKIKSAAAGTTEYGKKLATTVYEKVAGVGTVVVGKVQQVTQSAGSPRSQATAQDSTTTAAAGGEPASGQPQQDKGVTVTGYIADKLRPGDEDRELSQAISGAVQRRKDDVGSAVPAPSTAMAKAREAPAQVLTKARETVTSLTGGSRVSDSAQPTTDASVTDGARVEGPVVRGEEIGDPQPKPNVSMT; encoded by the exons ATGGACGCGCCGGCCATGGTCATGAACAGGCACGTTCCCGAGGACGTCGGCCTCCGCAACGTCG cggcggcggaggaggaggggggacaGGGGCAGATGCGCCGGGGAGAGGAGAAGCAGCACAAGCCGGTGCTCAAGAAGGTGAAGGAGAAGGTCAAGAAGATCAAGAAcaccatcgccggcggccacggcgggaACAACGGCGGTGGGGAGCAGGGCGACGAGCGCTCTGGAggaggaagcagcagcagcgaggaGGGCGAGGACGATGTGGCGGCGCAGAGGATGGGTGCGGTGGAACAGGGCGGGTACCAGGAGGACGTCGAGGACAAGCCCGTCGCCATGGAGTCGGACCCCGAGGTCCATGGCGCGCCGA TGTACGATTCGGCGAGGATCCCGGCGGTGCAGGAGGTGGAAGGCGACGACGCGCCGAGGGTGCGGCTAGGCGACCTCGGCGGCCCCGTCGTCGAGGACCCGGCGGCGCCACACTCCACGACGCGGGCGCCGCGGGAAGGGGAGGACATCGGCACGACGCCCGTCGTGCGCGCCTTCGAGTCGATGAGCATCTCCGACGACCACCCGAAGCACGTCGGCGCCGGGAAGCCAGACGATGACGTGGCGAAGGAGCCAATGCCGGTGTCGGACGTCAccgccggcggtgaggagTGGAAGGACGCGAACGCGACACCGACCGACGGCGGTCacggcgccgctgctcccgGCGCGACGCCCACCGACGGAGCCGCGTCCGGCGCGACCTACACCGACAAGATcaagtcggcggcggcgggcaccaCGGAGTACGGCAAGAAGCTGGCCACCACGGTGTACGAGAaggtcgccggcgtcggcacGGTCGTGGTCGGCAAGGTGCAGCAGGTGACGCAGTCTGCCGGCAGCCCACGGTCCCAGGCCACCGCACAGgactccaccaccaccgccgccgccggcggcgagccggcgagcGGGCAGCCGCAGCAGGACAAGGGCGTAACGGTCACCGGCTACATCGCCGACAAGCTCCGTCCGGGCGACGAGGACCGCGAGCTCAGCCAGGCGATCTCCGGCGCGGTGCAGCGGCGCAAGGACGACGTCGGGAGCGCGGTGCCGGCGCCGAGCACCGCGATGGCCAAGGCCCGGGAGGCCCCCGCCCAGGTGCTCACCAAGGCGCGCGAGACCGTCACCTCGCTCACCGGCGGGAGCCGCGTCTCCGATTCAGCTCAGCCCACCACAG atgCGAGCGTGACGGATGGCGCGCGGGTGGAGGGGCCGGTGGTGCGCGGGGAAGAGATCGGAGACCCGCAGCCCAAGCCGAACGTAAGCATGACGTGA